In a genomic window of Streptomyces noursei ATCC 11455:
- a CDS encoding carbohydrate ABC transporter permease, translating to MHDALTRAGRALRVVLLVALALLFLVPFYLLVRNGLAGEADITAPTWAFFPRELHWSNLTEVFSDPDLPLGRALLNSTLIAVSTTVGTVVLASMAGYGLARIPYRHASVVFYAILGTLMVPAAVTFVPSFVLVSTLGWISTLRGLVIPTLFSAFACFVFRQYFLGFPKELEDAARVDGLGYWRTYWRIVVPNARPVFAAVGTIVFIGAWNSFLWPLVIGQDQSAWTVQVALSTFTTAQNLNLHELFVAAGVSIVPLVVVFLLLQRYIVAGVERSGIDD from the coding sequence ATGCACGATGCCCTGACCCGGGCCGGCCGGGCGCTGCGGGTGGTGCTGTTGGTCGCGCTGGCGCTGCTGTTCCTCGTCCCGTTCTATCTGCTGGTCCGCAACGGACTGGCGGGCGAGGCCGACATCACGGCGCCCACCTGGGCCTTTTTCCCGCGCGAACTGCACTGGTCGAACCTGACCGAGGTGTTCTCGGACCCTGACCTGCCGCTGGGCCGGGCGCTGCTCAACTCGACGCTGATCGCCGTCTCGACGACCGTGGGCACGGTGGTGCTGGCCTCGATGGCCGGCTACGGCCTGGCGCGCATCCCCTACCGTCACGCCTCGGTGGTCTTCTACGCGATCCTGGGCACGCTGATGGTCCCGGCGGCCGTGACCTTCGTCCCCAGCTTCGTCCTGGTGTCCACACTCGGCTGGATCTCGACCCTCCGCGGCCTGGTGATCCCGACGCTCTTCAGCGCCTTCGCCTGTTTTGTCTTCCGGCAGTACTTCCTCGGCTTCCCCAAGGAGTTGGAGGACGCGGCGCGGGTGGACGGCCTGGGGTACTGGCGGACGTACTGGCGGATCGTGGTGCCCAACGCGCGGCCGGTGTTCGCGGCGGTCGGCACCATCGTCTTCATCGGCGCGTGGAACTCCTTCCTGTGGCCGCTGGTGATCGGCCAGGACCAGTCGGCGTGGACGGTGCAGGTGGCGCTGTCCACGTTCACCACCGCACAGAACCTCAACCTGCATGAGCTGTTCGTCGCCGCGGGCGTCTCGATCGTCCCGCTGGTGGTGGTCTTCCTGCTGCTCCAGCGGTACATCGTGGCCGGCGTGGAGCGCAGCGGCATCGACGACTGA
- a CDS encoding carbohydrate ABC transporter permease: MSARTARLLGPQRRNLWFWVFVGPFAVGLGLFTYVPLLWSVYLSFFNAHNTVNPTEFVGLGNYTAMLGDDAFLGSLGTFLLFTAFIVPATFALSLSLALMVNRLRFAQAFFRSVFFLPTACSYVVASLIWKLSLFNGVRFGLANTVLGWFGLDQTAWLSTTSPPWYWLVIVTVRLWLQAGFYMILFLAGLQRISPQLYEAAAMDGARPGWQVFRHITFPQLRATSVAVLLLLVINAFQAFDEFYNLLSDARGYPPYARPPLVYLYYTALGRDQNLGLGSAGAVILALIIAVATVVQARWFGLGRKED; encoded by the coding sequence GTGAGCGCGCGCACGGCCCGGTTGCTGGGCCCACAGCGGCGGAATCTGTGGTTCTGGGTCTTCGTCGGGCCGTTCGCGGTCGGGCTCGGGCTGTTCACCTACGTCCCGCTGCTGTGGAGCGTGTACCTCAGTTTCTTCAACGCGCACAACACGGTGAATCCGACGGAATTCGTCGGGCTGGGAAACTACACCGCGATGCTGGGCGACGACGCATTCCTCGGAAGCCTGGGCACCTTTCTCCTCTTCACGGCATTCATCGTGCCCGCCACTTTCGCCCTGTCACTGTCGCTGGCATTGATGGTGAACCGACTCCGCTTCGCCCAGGCGTTCTTCCGGTCGGTCTTCTTTCTGCCGACCGCGTGCTCCTATGTCGTGGCGTCGTTGATCTGGAAACTGTCGCTTTTCAACGGGGTGCGGTTCGGGCTGGCGAACACCGTGCTCGGCTGGTTCGGGCTGGACCAGACGGCGTGGCTGTCCACGACCAGCCCGCCGTGGTACTGGCTGGTCATCGTGACCGTGCGACTCTGGCTGCAGGCCGGCTTCTACATGATCCTCTTCCTGGCCGGTCTCCAGCGGATCTCCCCGCAGTTGTACGAGGCGGCGGCGATGGACGGGGCCCGGCCGGGCTGGCAGGTCTTCCGGCACATCACCTTCCCCCAGCTGCGGGCCACGTCGGTGGCGGTGCTGCTGCTCCTGGTGATCAACGCCTTCCAGGCGTTCGACGAGTTCTACAACCTGCTGAGCGACGCCCGCGGCTATCCGCCGTACGCCCGGCCGCCGCTGGTGTACCTGTACTACACCGCGCTCGGGCGGGACCAGAACCTCGGGCTGGGCAGCGCGGGCGCGGTGATCCTGGCCCTGATCATCGCGGTGGCGACGGTGGTCCAGGCCCGCTGGTTCGGCCTCGGCCGCAAGGAGGACTGA
- a CDS encoding ABC transporter substrate-binding protein: MTVIGRRRLLAAMGGLTLATACGSNTGRGGSGSGPALAQWYHQYGEPGTQQAVKRYAAAYKKADVTVQWRPGDYDRQTAAALLTDSGPDVFEVNGPLLDQIQSGQVADLTDLVAPVKDDFNQAVLAPKIWQDKIWGIPQAVDTQLLYYRKSLLKDAGVQPPQSVDALVDAAKKLTTGKVKGLFLGNDGGVGVLGGTPLFAAGLSLITEDGKAGFDDPAAARVLAKIRQLYVDKSLLLGAPTDWSDPAAFVQGLTAMQWSGLWALPQIAKALGDDFGVLPFPKDGAGGKPTVPVGAYAAAVSGRSKQTAAAKEFVKWLWIDRTDFQQDFALSYGFHIPARISLAKKARQLRQGPAADAVRFATEHGYAEPLLWTSADRNAYQDALSRIIKDGANPETELRAVLRKVDAELQRVKKK, encoded by the coding sequence ATGACGGTGATCGGTAGAAGACGGCTTCTCGCCGCCATGGGCGGGCTGACGCTGGCGACGGCGTGTGGTTCCAACACCGGCCGGGGCGGCAGCGGTTCGGGCCCGGCGCTGGCGCAGTGGTACCACCAGTACGGCGAACCGGGCACCCAGCAGGCGGTGAAGCGCTACGCCGCCGCGTACAAGAAGGCGGACGTCACCGTCCAGTGGCGGCCGGGCGACTACGACCGGCAGACCGCGGCGGCGCTGCTGACCGACTCCGGGCCGGACGTCTTCGAGGTCAACGGGCCGCTGCTGGATCAGATCCAGAGCGGTCAGGTGGCCGATCTGACCGACCTCGTCGCGCCGGTCAAGGACGACTTCAACCAGGCGGTGCTGGCGCCGAAGATCTGGCAGGACAAGATCTGGGGCATCCCGCAGGCCGTCGACACCCAGCTGCTCTACTACCGCAAGAGCCTGCTGAAGGACGCCGGGGTGCAACCGCCGCAGAGCGTCGACGCGTTGGTGGACGCCGCGAAGAAGCTCACCACCGGCAAGGTCAAGGGGCTCTTCCTCGGCAACGACGGCGGGGTCGGGGTGCTCGGCGGGACGCCGCTGTTCGCCGCCGGGCTGAGCCTGATCACCGAGGACGGCAAGGCCGGTTTCGACGACCCGGCCGCCGCCCGGGTGCTGGCGAAGATCCGCCAGCTGTACGTCGACAAGTCGCTGCTGCTGGGGGCGCCCACGGACTGGTCCGACCCGGCGGCCTTCGTCCAGGGGCTGACCGCGATGCAGTGGTCGGGGCTGTGGGCGCTGCCGCAGATCGCGAAGGCGCTGGGGGACGACTTCGGGGTGCTGCCGTTCCCGAAGGACGGGGCGGGCGGGAAGCCGACGGTGCCGGTGGGGGCGTACGCCGCCGCGGTGAGCGGGCGCAGCAAACAGACCGCGGCGGCGAAGGAATTCGTCAAGTGGCTGTGGATCGACCGGACCGATTTCCAGCAGGACTTCGCACTGTCGTACGGATTCCACATCCCGGCCCGGATTTCGCTGGCGAAGAAGGCCAGGCAACTCCGGCAGGGGCCGGCCGCGGACGCCGTGCGGTTCGCCACCGAACACGGATACGCCGAGCCGCTGTTGTGGACCAGCGCGGACCGCAACGCCTATCAGGACGCGCTGAGCCGGATCATCAAGGACGGGGCGAATCCGGAGACCGAGCTGAGGGCGGTGCTGCGGAAGGTCGACGCCGAGCTCCAGCGGGTCAAGAAGAAGTGA
- a CDS encoding APC family permease, whose protein sequence is MSTVSQPANRPEQPPPATATDTGAAPGPAAGPDPAGDRHRLTALQGLAALSLDAMASVAYGPESIVLVLAAAGAYGLGFTLPVTLAIAALLAVLVASYRQVIVAFPNGGGSYAVAKTHLGRRSALIAAASLVLDYILNVAVSVTAGVAALTSAFPGLYGDRVWICLAVLVVVTAINLRGIADSARAFLLPTAVFVASIMAMIVVGLFRDAPATTATATGHASVLAQNATSVGVLLLLKAFASGCSALTGVEAVANAVPSFRAPATRRAQRTEVALGALLGVMLIGLSLLIGRFHLQPVEGVTVLAQLADASFGHNWAFYIVQFATMVLLALAANTSFGGLPVLMGLLARDNYLPHVFGLKADRQVHRHGVLALAAVAAALLVFSGGDVNTLVPLFAIGVFVGFTLCQAGMVRHWHRERSAGWLGKALLNGFGAVLTAAAAVVVTATKFTEGAWLIVIALPLLVLSFEAVHRAYGRIGDRLGLGRVPEPPRRARSLVVVPVSHLSRLTGEALNAAVSMGDEVIAVTVTYGAEERPGVEALRRDWELWNPGVDLLELPSPTRSLGRPIASYVRDLTDRRPDARVTVLIPEAEPAHLWQRVLQNQRGAVVAHAVRRDTDAVICRLRFRLAP, encoded by the coding sequence ATGTCGACGGTGTCGCAGCCCGCAAACCGGCCCGAGCAGCCGCCCCCGGCGACCGCCACCGACACCGGTGCCGCCCCGGGCCCGGCCGCCGGCCCCGACCCCGCCGGTGACCGGCACCGCCTGACCGCCCTCCAGGGCCTGGCCGCCCTCTCCCTCGACGCGATGGCCTCCGTCGCGTACGGGCCGGAGTCGATCGTGCTGGTGCTGGCCGCGGCCGGCGCCTACGGCCTGGGGTTCACCCTCCCCGTCACGCTCGCCATCGCCGCGCTGCTGGCCGTCCTGGTGGCGTCCTACCGCCAGGTCATCGTCGCCTTCCCCAACGGCGGCGGCTCCTACGCGGTGGCCAAGACCCACCTCGGGCGCCGCTCGGCCCTGATCGCCGCGGCCTCCCTTGTCCTGGACTACATCCTCAACGTCGCGGTGTCCGTGACCGCCGGGGTCGCCGCCCTGACCTCCGCCTTCCCCGGCCTCTACGGCGACCGGGTGTGGATCTGCCTGGCCGTGCTGGTCGTGGTGACCGCGATCAACCTGCGCGGGATCGCCGACTCGGCGCGGGCGTTCCTGCTGCCCACCGCCGTCTTCGTCGCCTCGATCATGGCGATGATCGTGGTCGGGCTGTTCCGCGACGCACCGGCGACCACCGCCACCGCCACCGGGCACGCCTCCGTCCTCGCCCAGAACGCCACCTCCGTCGGCGTGCTGCTGCTCCTGAAGGCGTTCGCGTCCGGCTGCTCGGCGCTGACCGGCGTGGAGGCGGTCGCCAACGCCGTCCCGTCCTTCCGCGCCCCCGCCACCCGGCGCGCCCAGCGCACCGAGGTCGCGCTCGGCGCCCTGCTCGGCGTCATGCTGATCGGCCTGTCGCTGCTCATCGGCCGCTTCCACCTCCAGCCGGTCGAGGGCGTCACCGTCCTCGCCCAGCTGGCGGACGCCTCGTTCGGCCACAACTGGGCCTTCTACATCGTCCAGTTCGCCACCATGGTGCTGCTCGCGCTGGCCGCCAACACCTCCTTCGGCGGGCTGCCGGTGCTGATGGGCCTGCTGGCCCGCGACAACTACCTGCCGCACGTCTTCGGCCTGAAGGCCGACCGCCAGGTGCACCGCCACGGCGTGCTGGCGCTGGCCGCGGTCGCCGCCGCGCTGCTGGTCTTCTCCGGCGGTGACGTCAACACCCTGGTGCCGCTGTTCGCCATCGGCGTCTTCGTCGGCTTCACGCTCTGCCAGGCCGGGATGGTCCGCCACTGGCACCGGGAGCGGTCCGCCGGCTGGCTCGGCAAGGCGCTGCTCAACGGCTTCGGCGCGGTGCTCACCGCCGCCGCCGCGGTGGTCGTCACCGCCACCAAGTTCACCGAGGGCGCCTGGCTGATCGTCATCGCGCTGCCGCTGCTGGTCCTCTCCTTCGAGGCCGTGCACCGGGCGTACGGGCGGATCGGCGACCGGCTCGGCCTGGGCCGGGTGCCCGAGCCGCCGCGGCGCGCCCGCTCGCTCGTCGTCGTCCCGGTCTCGCACCTGTCCCGGCTGACCGGCGAGGCGCTCAACGCGGCGGTGTCGATGGGCGACGAGGTGATCGCCGTGACCGTCACCTACGGCGCCGAGGAGCGGCCGGGCGTCGAGGCGCTGCGCCGCGACTGGGAACTGTGGAACCCGGGCGTGGACCTGCTGGAACTGCCCTCCCCCACCCGTTCGCTGGGCCGCCCGATCGCCTCCTACGTCCGGGATCTGACGGACCGTCGCCCGGATGCCCGGGTCACCGTGCTGATCCCCGAGGCCGAGCCCGCCCACCTGTGGCAGCGGGTGCTCCAGAACCAGCGCGGCGCGGTGGTGGCGCACGCGGTGCGGCGCGATACGGATGCGGTGATCTGCCGGCTGCGGTTCCGGCTGGCGCCGTAG
- a CDS encoding oxidoreductase yields the protein MTRWNTSHIPDQTGRAVVVTGANSGLGYVTARELARRGARVVLACRSAERGGAALARLRSEVPAAEAEFRPLDLADLASVRQFADDLDDFCGDRLDLLINNAGVMALPQRTTADGFEMQFGTNHLGHFALTGMLLPKLLATPGARIVTVSSMLHALANVDLDDLNSTRSYHRWIAYGRSKSANLLFTHELTRRLAAAGSRIVAAAAHPGYAHTNLQTAGVRMEGRRAAERLVELGNRLIAQPADGGALGTLCAATAPHMRSDAFIGPRNGLRGAPARSFRAPWTLKDDTAARLWTASEELTKVRYDFTAPGA from the coding sequence GTGACCCGGTGGAACACCAGCCACATCCCCGACCAGACCGGCCGCGCGGTCGTCGTCACCGGCGCCAACAGCGGCCTCGGCTACGTCACCGCCCGTGAACTGGCCCGGCGCGGCGCCCGCGTGGTGCTGGCCTGCCGCAGCGCCGAGCGGGGCGGGGCCGCGCTGGCTCGGCTGCGGTCCGAAGTCCCGGCCGCCGAGGCGGAGTTCCGACCGCTGGACCTGGCCGACCTGGCGTCGGTGCGGCAGTTCGCCGACGACCTGGACGACTTCTGCGGCGACCGGCTCGACCTGCTGATCAACAACGCGGGCGTGATGGCGCTGCCGCAGCGCACCACCGCGGACGGCTTCGAGATGCAGTTCGGCACCAACCACCTGGGGCACTTCGCGCTCACCGGGATGCTGCTGCCCAAGCTCCTGGCGACGCCCGGCGCGCGGATCGTGACGGTCTCCAGCATGCTGCACGCCCTGGCCAACGTGGACCTCGACGACCTCAACAGCACCCGGTCCTACCACCGCTGGATCGCCTACGGCCGCTCCAAGAGCGCCAATCTGCTCTTCACCCACGAGCTGACCCGACGGCTGGCCGCGGCCGGCTCGCGGATCGTCGCCGCCGCCGCGCACCCCGGCTACGCGCACACCAACCTCCAGACGGCCGGGGTCCGGATGGAGGGCCGCCGGGCCGCCGAGCGCCTGGTGGAGCTGGGCAACCGCCTGATCGCCCAGCCCGCGGACGGCGGGGCGCTGGGCACGCTGTGCGCGGCCACCGCCCCGCACATGCGGTCGGACGCCTTCATCGGCCCGCGCAACGGGCTCCGCGGCGCCCCGGCCCGCTCCTTCCGCGCCCCCTGGACGCTGAAGGACGACACCGCCGCGCGCCTGTGGACGGCCTCGGAGGAGCTCACCAAGGTGCGGTACGACTTCACCGCCCCGGGGGCGTGA
- the nirD gene encoding nitrite reductase small subunit NirD: MTTAPETTDLQVQLRLAEGWFTVCDLHRLAPGRGVAALLPDGRQVALFRDREDRLYGIDNRDPFTGAPVLARGLTGTADGRPFVASPLLKQRFDLETGGCLDDPSVSVPAYRVRKRAA; the protein is encoded by the coding sequence ATGACCACGGCACCCGAGACCACCGACCTCCAGGTCCAGCTCCGGCTGGCGGAGGGCTGGTTCACTGTCTGCGACCTGCACCGGCTGGCCCCCGGCCGCGGGGTCGCCGCCCTGCTGCCGGACGGCCGCCAGGTGGCGCTGTTCCGGGACCGGGAGGACCGGCTGTACGGCATCGACAACCGCGACCCGTTCACCGGCGCCCCGGTCCTCGCCCGGGGGCTGACCGGCACCGCCGACGGCCGCCCGTTCGTGGCGTCGCCGCTGCTCAAGCAGCGGTTCGACCTGGAGACCGGGGGCTGCCTGGACGATCCGTCGGTGTCCGTCCCGGCCTACCGGGTGCGCAAGCGGGCGGCGTGA